GGATGGATGACAATTGGTGCAAGTGATCAGATCGAACGCAGCGTGATTTTCTGGATAAGGCCGGACTTTGTCAAATCCATGGCACAATCGGCAGTCAGTGCGCGGGCCGATAGGATGTGGGACCTGTGGCGGAATGCCGGCCGTTTCCCTAGCCGCCCGCTCCGGCTCCGAGAGCTTGCGAATGGCTGGCGCGTTCAGTCCGACATACTTCCATTCGGTGGCATGACACGCGCTGTTAGCGCAGAAGCTGGAATTATCGAAGCCTCCGGCGTTTGCGATGTCGTGGCACGCAGCACAGGTTTGATCGAATTCAAAGCGGTGACGGGCCAGCCAGTTGCTATCCAGGTGGGATTCGGGCTCCTCCGGCTTCTCCAAAGCAAGGGCCGGCGCTGGTTGCCCCTCCTGTACCACCGCAGGGATGGAGTGGCAAATATTGCATTCAAGCCGGATGGTCGTCTGCTGCGGGCTGATGTGCTTGCCGTCATGGCAACGGAAACAGCCCGGGAACTCAGTGTGTCCGACGTTGTCCGGATGGGTTTGCCAGCCGACCCCCATGTCGGGGAAAACCGTCTGCTCGTAGATGCGCTGCAACTGAGCGATCGCCGCCTTCAGTTTGGACTGGTTGCGCAAGTCCTGATACCAATCCGCGTAGTTGGCCTGATACCACTGCTCCAATTGCCGGATGACCGCGACGGCTTCCTCGTGGCTGACATAGCTTGCTTCCAGGACCTCAACCCCCTTGCGTTTAATAAAAGGGATGTCGCGGTCAATGAGGCGTCGGGCGATCGCCTCGTCTATCGCCCGATCAGGCGAGCGAAAAAGATGAGAGATGCGGGTATGGCAGTCAATGCAGTCCATCCGATGTAACTTGTCACTGTTTTTGGCCACGAAATCAGGCGGGAGTTCGGCCGATACGTCGAAGTACTCCGTGACCTGGCCATTCTCGTCCACTTGGCGGACGTAGGGGATCTCTTGTTTTAGGGGGTCGGTAGCGATGTACCACACCTCGTTTTCGATGTGCCAGTGGATTCCCTTACCTAA
The window above is part of the Anaerolineae bacterium genome. Proteins encoded here:
- a CDS encoding NapC/NirT family cytochrome c → MWLRADSRRLYLFGGALVFAVGSLLFAGGVTAWEYTNSPEFCGTVCHQNVPEYTAYQISPHARVACVDCHLGQESFLMAVPRKAREIRHIIFAVTQRYETPIYVKTLRPAQFTCERCHYPEKFSADSLKEIRRYAQDEKNTETRIYLVMKIGGGSKREGLGKGIHWHIENEVWYIATDPLKQEIPYVRQVDENGQVTEYFDVSAELPPDFVAKNSDKLHRMDCIDCHTRISHLFRSPDRAIDEAIARRLIDRDIPFIKRKGVEVLEASYVSHEEAVAVIRQLEQWYQANYADWYQDLRNQSKLKAAIAQLQRIYEQTVFPDMGVGWQTHPDNVGHTEFPGCFRCHDGKHISPQQTTIRLECNICHSIPAVVQEGQPAPALALEKPEEPESHLDSNWLARHRFEFDQTCAACHDIANAGGFDNSSFCANSACHATEWKYVGLNAPAIRKLSEPERAARETAGIPPQVPHPIGPRTDCRLCHGFDKVRPYPENHAAFDLITCTNCHPSIATELMLPAQGEPTPTPATMSSPSPTPSVASATAMPTPAVVPARATEISATPMASPIAGVPPSIPHPLEGRSNCLLCHAVDSAVRPTPADHEGRTNQICQACHQPSS